The following are encoded together in the Robertmurraya sp. FSL R5-0851 genome:
- a CDS encoding putative bacteriocin export ABC transporter has translation MEIVKLENICQEFNDNAVIENISFSINYGEMVAIIGKSGKGKTTLLNIMGLISKPSDGDLYLFNKKNVDINSKEAMLLRRNKIGYLFQNYGLVEDETVKWNLNIALEYKKLSKKDREQKIKEALEMLQLEHLMDKHVYKLSGGEQQRVAMLKLYLQESQLILADEPTGSLDKENRDVIIQMLKDANSQGKTIVIVTHDDHIAQICSRVINI, from the coding sequence TTGGAAATTGTTAAATTAGAGAACATTTGTCAGGAGTTTAATGATAACGCGGTGATTGAAAACATTAGCTTTTCTATAAATTATGGTGAAATGGTAGCTATCATTGGGAAGAGCGGTAAGGGGAAAACTACCCTTTTAAATATCATGGGATTAATCTCAAAACCATCTGATGGAGATTTGTATTTATTTAATAAGAAAAATGTTGATATTAACTCGAAAGAGGCCATGTTGTTAAGGCGTAATAAAATTGGATATTTATTTCAGAATTATGGTTTAGTAGAAGACGAGACTGTAAAGTGGAATTTGAATATTGCATTAGAGTATAAAAAGTTATCTAAAAAGGACAGAGAACAAAAAATTAAAGAAGCATTAGAAATGCTCCAATTAGAGCACCTTATGGATAAGCATGTTTATAAGCTAAGTGGCGGGGAACAACAGAGAGTAGCAATGCTAAAGCTATATTTACAGGAAAGCCAACTCATACTAGCAGATGAGCCTACAGGTTCCTTAGATAAAGAAAATCGGGATGTCATTATACAAATGTTAAAGGATGCTAATAGCCAGGGTAAAACAATTGTTATTGTTACCCATGATGATCATATTGCTCAAATTTGTAGTAGAGTTATTAATATATAA
- a CDS encoding site-specific integrase produces MQKKPLDALIQDLEQEMIRLGYTEGSMRFYRSRWQKLLQFAHEQGETYYSEGLGIKFVEKYFHILEKDFDKSLTQSETQELRIIRMIGDFQLHSTILRRYYKHKEILTDFYFIEISNRFKQYCVNKDYSKATIDHYVKQSARFMDYLSSQKVKDCKEINLTLINDYIKTLAGYTYKTVEQNICSLRAFFRFLLVTEEIKIDFASKTPMIQARKQTRIPSVWTEDELKRLISAIDRGSPKGKRDYAIILIACCLGLRCTDIKNLKMEHFLWAEKRLVFTQSKTRQPLTLPLTPEVGWAVIEYLKYGRPKINSPYVFVKHMAPFGPFSEGDHLNQLIKRYMELAHIPTLKKRRGMHSLRHTMASILLEKDTPLSTISDILGHVDTNSTAVYLKVDIKRLKECSLDFKEGLSDE; encoded by the coding sequence ATGCAAAAGAAACCGTTGGATGCATTAATTCAGGACCTAGAACAAGAAATGATTCGGCTTGGCTATACCGAGGGATCTATGAGGTTTTACCGAAGTAGATGGCAGAAACTGCTCCAATTTGCACATGAACAAGGTGAAACATACTATTCGGAAGGGTTGGGAATTAAGTTTGTTGAAAAATACTTTCATATCCTCGAAAAAGATTTTGATAAATCTCTTACACAGTCAGAGACTCAAGAACTTCGAATTATTCGAATGATTGGTGATTTTCAACTACACTCAACTATTTTACGTCGCTACTATAAGCATAAGGAAATCCTTACGGATTTTTACTTTATCGAAATTAGTAACCGTTTTAAGCAATACTGTGTAAATAAAGATTATTCCAAAGCCACAATAGACCATTATGTAAAACAATCTGCTAGATTCATGGATTATCTTTCTTCGCAGAAAGTTAAAGATTGTAAAGAAATCAATCTTACATTGATTAACGATTACATTAAAACCTTGGCGGGATATACATACAAAACAGTAGAACAAAATATCTGTTCCTTGCGTGCCTTTTTCCGCTTTCTCCTAGTTACAGAAGAAATAAAGATTGATTTTGCTTCAAAAACGCCTATGATTCAGGCAAGAAAACAGACCCGTATTCCATCTGTATGGACAGAAGATGAATTGAAAAGGTTAATCTCTGCCATTGATAGAGGGAGTCCAAAGGGCAAAAGAGATTATGCAATTATATTAATAGCATGTTGCCTCGGCTTAAGGTGTACAGATATTAAAAATTTGAAAATGGAGCACTTTCTCTGGGCTGAGAAAAGGCTTGTATTTACTCAATCAAAAACTAGGCAGCCTTTAACTCTTCCATTAACACCGGAGGTGGGATGGGCAGTTATTGAGTATCTTAAGTACGGTCGTCCTAAAATAAACAGCCCCTATGTATTTGTAAAGCACATGGCACCATTTGGGCCCTTTTCTGAAGGAGATCATTTAAATCAGTTAATTAAAAGGTACATGGAATTAGCACACATTCCTACATTAAAAAAAAGAAGAGGAATGCATTCCCTTAGGCATACCATGGCCAGTATACTTCTCGAAAAAGATACACCACTTTCCACCATTTCAGATATCCTTGGTCATGTAGATACAAACTCAACAGCAGTTTACTTAAAGGTTGACATCAAAAGGTTGAAAGAATGTTCCCTTGATTTTAAGGAGGGATTGAGTGATGAGTGA
- a CDS encoding tyrosine-type recombinase/integrase has translation MSEIIYKGPFKSHIQAHVGLKKAIGYKYDRDSRDLNRFDSFTMEKYPQATELTKEIVLDWCSKKTYEAQANLCSRASVIRQFGKYLDSIGVKAYIIPKGYFPTEEQYVPYIYSFDELERFFAETEKCKYCSECPHRHLIMPVFFRMIYMCGLRVSEARLLKVADVDLENGILTINQSKKDNSRLVPMSVSLTERCRIYSKMVHPYPSAEDYYFPALDNRPMTTGNVYKNFRRFLWSAGISHGGRGNGPRIHDFRHSYSVHCLKKWVDEEKDLTVYLPVLKTYLGHDSFKETAYYLRLTADVFPSITLRLETRYPGMIPQLDGDNDETN, from the coding sequence ATGAGTGAAATCATATATAAAGGCCCTTTTAAAAGTCATATCCAAGCTCATGTGGGACTGAAAAAGGCTATTGGATATAAATATGATAGGGATTCACGTGATTTAAATCGATTTGACAGTTTTACAATGGAAAAGTATCCCCAAGCCACTGAACTTACTAAAGAAATCGTATTAGACTGGTGTAGTAAAAAAACTTACGAGGCACAAGCAAATTTATGTTCACGCGCATCAGTCATCCGCCAGTTTGGGAAATATCTGGATTCCATTGGAGTTAAAGCATATATCATCCCCAAGGGATACTTTCCTACGGAGGAACAATATGTACCGTATATTTATTCTTTTGATGAACTAGAAAGGTTTTTTGCTGAAACGGAAAAATGCAAGTACTGTTCCGAATGTCCACACAGACATCTGATTATGCCCGTGTTCTTTCGTATGATTTATATGTGCGGTTTAAGGGTATCCGAGGCAAGGCTTCTCAAAGTAGCTGACGTTGACCTTGAAAATGGTATTCTGACTATAAATCAATCTAAAAAAGATAACAGCAGGTTGGTACCAATGTCGGTGTCCCTTACGGAACGTTGTCGGATTTATTCGAAAATGGTACATCCTTATCCAAGTGCCGAAGATTATTACTTTCCTGCGCTTGATAACAGACCGATGACGACCGGAAATGTCTATAAAAATTTCCGTAGGTTTTTATGGAGTGCTGGAATTTCACATGGTGGAAGAGGAAATGGTCCTCGTATCCACGACTTTCGCCACTCTTATTCAGTTCATTGTCTGAAAAAATGGGTTGATGAAGAAAAGGATTTAACGGTATATCTTCCAGTACTTAAAACGTATTTGGGTCACGATTCCTTTAAAGAAACTGCTTATTATCTGCGCTTGACTGCGGATGTGTTTCCATCTATTACATTAAGGCTTGAAACGCGGTATCCGGGAATGATTCCTCAATTAGATGGTGATAACGATGAAACCAACTGA